One window from the genome of Acidihalobacter ferrooxydans encodes:
- a CDS encoding endo alpha-1,4 polygalactosaminidase, which produces MKITVLGLATSMAAHAHAAATTDAAPAKILPSVALYYGNHPDMNRLQRFDWVVLQPQTVQAQQLERPDTKLFTYISLGEVDKGTAAYKTLPSQCRIGQNKAWGSVIVDQSDPLCRRFYLHRIVDPLLKKGYLNFFFDTLDSYELVYPAHEAQQRSDYRRGLIRLIRAIHRRDPNGAFILNRGWNMMRALKNDGVVAVAAESLYRGWNENTKNYVRVSHADNRYLLKMFRRTLNAGLVPISISYLPRTGPHAERLARRIGRHDVVPYVTNAMLTAYGVGGVVTVGAP; this is translated from the coding sequence CGATGGCCGCCCATGCGCATGCCGCAGCCACCACCGACGCTGCTCCGGCGAAAATTCTGCCCTCCGTGGCGCTCTACTACGGCAACCACCCCGACATGAACCGCTTGCAGCGTTTCGACTGGGTGGTTCTGCAACCCCAAACGGTGCAGGCACAGCAATTGGAACGGCCTGACACCAAACTGTTCACCTATATTTCGCTGGGTGAAGTTGACAAGGGCACTGCCGCCTATAAGACACTGCCCAGCCAATGCCGGATCGGGCAGAACAAGGCATGGGGCTCGGTGATCGTGGATCAATCCGATCCGCTCTGCCGGCGCTTCTATCTGCACCGGATCGTTGATCCGCTGCTTAAAAAGGGCTACCTCAACTTCTTCTTCGACACGCTCGACAGCTACGAACTGGTGTATCCGGCGCATGAGGCGCAGCAACGCTCTGACTATCGGCGCGGTCTGATCCGCCTGATCCGCGCCATTCATCGCCGCGATCCGAATGGCGCCTTCATACTCAACCGGGGCTGGAACATGATGCGCGCATTGAAAAATGACGGCGTCGTCGCGGTCGCCGCCGAATCGCTGTATCGCGGCTGGAACGAGAACACGAAAAATTACGTTCGCGTGAGCCACGCCGACAACCGCTACCTGTTGAAAATGTTCCGCCGAACCCTGAACGCGGGGCTGGTGCCCATCTCCATTTCCTATCTGCCGCGCACAGGCCCTCACGCGGAACGCCTGGCGCGCCGCATCGGCCGGCACGATGTGGTTCCCTATGTCACCAACGCCATGCTCACCGCCTACGGCGTAGGCGGTGTAGTCACCGTCGGAGCGCCCTGA
- a CDS encoding NAD-glutamate dehydrogenase, with the protein MLLQQIEQSACEDSSHGNTEQLARFVRAYYQVEPIDSLRTRGVDELAAVARAQFQFIRQRLPGQALIRVRPPSWRSAAGLAVLESCIENKPYLVDSVLMRLRDAGAAIDWAAHPVIALSRTATGELTGIGSGVSESVIHIEFEPLRTAREYAELEQALRATLQELTDIVDDYPAMRKQLRVELKALETVPSQGDPEEWAEAREFLAWLDRNHFSFFGAVRDRPKAGSDPRTALGLLRAEHRYDSEMLFAPQQELDKYEDSKRVIVITKATQRSPVHLPDYMDVISVKHFNAQGRRTYLVRFIGLFSTDVYIERPRNIPLIRRKAQYVMEHARLPEDSHYGKHLRDILHQLPRDELFQSSEAELFSTAMGILALHDRQPLKLFMRRDRYGRFYSCMVYLPREHYSWQLRDRVEQELLAVCQGLGVDRRTDWLRDGMILLHFIVRTPPGTQISESVESIEQRLIDATRSWRDQLKYLLRQKFDAAVAARFADAFAPSYAEMASPAEAVEDVGNLLQLSDDQPLLARLHMRRGEGADDTTAIKLYAPTRPAGLSEALPKLTHFGVRVTRQEATEVHPAGGRPVWIQRFETIIRHRHNVSSPLQRLNFELAFMAAWNGQIEDDGLNQLVISAGLTARRVNLLRAVCKYLLQTGLPFGQNYLEQMLSDHAAIARLLVELFEARFLPGSDEAQRGRHCDALSQAIEQALDGVTSLDADRVLRAMFGVIRATLRTNYFQHDAQGGDKPWLSFKFDSSRVPELPLPRPMFEVWVYAPWMEGIHLRGGRVARGGLRWSDRMQDFRTEVLGLMKAQMVKNAIIVPVGAKGGFVVKQAVDATDRDAWLAAGIECYQTFLRGLLDVTDNRVGTEVVAPREVIRYDDDDPYLAVAADKGTATFSDLANQVAAEYDFWLGDAFASGGKAGYDHKKMGITARGAWESVKRHFLELGLDIQNQPFTCVGIGDMSGDVFGNGMLLSRQTRLVAAFDHRHIFIDPDPNPEASWAERQRLFALARSSWADYDTALISAGGGVWPRTAKTITLSARTRALLQVDTQRMTPPELIRAVLMAPVDLLWNGGIGTYVKAHTENNQDIGDRSNDAVRVNADQLGCRVVGEGGNLGFTQLARVEYALAGGRINTDAIDNAAGVHTSDREVNIKIPLNQLMREQRITREARDRLLATLTDDIAHAVLYDNYVQSEAISLLESNAARRLDNHIELIRLLEREHLLDRAVEFLPDDEALAERRTRDLGLTRPELAVLMAYAKISLYQAALHSEIVDDPFFRRDLLAYFPPELVARMPEELARHQLRREIVATLVSNSVVNRMGPAFAHLQADDHGLRYVDMLKAYATAHQIFNGDDYWQRIESMDSRLACTLQYRLMNYPIGLLKHATAWFANSHWATQPIGEAVERFARPVAQLAESLPDILPPVYLADWEKVADQLQQDGVPAELARNLANTRALGGAMDIAELAERHATALIHTAQVYYLCGARFGMLWVYGAINELTTRGKWQELARVNLRDDAYPIHRQIAGQVLAQAQSQPQEQLDAWIERNRERVALSERRLVDVQATGKYDFSTLAVAVRELRKLRRLS; encoded by the coding sequence ATGCTTCTGCAGCAAATCGAACAAAGCGCATGCGAAGACAGCTCCCACGGCAATACTGAACAGCTCGCGCGATTCGTCCGCGCCTATTATCAAGTCGAGCCGATCGACAGCTTGCGCACGCGCGGCGTGGACGAGTTGGCGGCAGTGGCGCGCGCGCAGTTTCAATTTATCCGGCAACGCCTGCCGGGACAGGCGTTGATTCGCGTTCGCCCCCCCAGTTGGCGGTCTGCCGCCGGGCTGGCCGTGCTCGAATCCTGCATCGAGAACAAGCCGTATCTGGTCGACTCGGTGCTGATGCGCCTGCGTGACGCCGGGGCAGCCATTGATTGGGCGGCGCATCCGGTGATCGCACTCTCGCGCACTGCAACAGGCGAGTTGACGGGCATTGGCTCGGGCGTTAGCGAGTCCGTGATTCACATTGAATTCGAACCCCTGCGCACCGCGCGCGAATACGCCGAGCTGGAGCAGGCATTACGCGCCACCCTGCAGGAGCTGACCGATATCGTCGACGATTATCCGGCGATGCGTAAACAGCTGCGCGTCGAACTCAAGGCTTTGGAAACCGTGCCGTCGCAGGGCGACCCGGAGGAATGGGCCGAGGCGCGCGAGTTTCTCGCCTGGCTCGACCGGAATCACTTCAGTTTTTTCGGCGCGGTTCGTGACCGGCCGAAGGCAGGGAGCGACCCGCGCACCGCGCTGGGATTGCTGCGCGCGGAACATCGGTACGACAGTGAAATGCTGTTTGCGCCCCAGCAGGAACTGGACAAGTACGAGGATTCCAAGCGCGTGATCGTGATCACGAAAGCGACGCAGCGATCCCCTGTACACCTTCCAGACTACATGGACGTGATCTCGGTCAAGCATTTCAATGCGCAAGGCCGGCGCACCTACCTGGTGCGCTTCATCGGTCTGTTTTCCACGGATGTCTATATCGAACGCCCGCGCAACATCCCGCTGATCCGGCGCAAGGCGCAATACGTGATGGAGCACGCCCGCCTGCCCGAAGACAGTCACTATGGGAAACACCTGCGGGACATTCTGCACCAGTTGCCGCGCGATGAGCTGTTTCAGTCCAGCGAGGCCGAACTGTTCAGCACTGCCATGGGCATACTGGCCCTGCACGACCGTCAACCGCTCAAACTCTTTATGCGGCGCGACCGCTACGGGCGTTTTTATTCCTGCATGGTGTATCTGCCGCGCGAACACTATTCCTGGCAACTGCGCGATCGCGTCGAGCAGGAATTGTTGGCAGTGTGTCAGGGACTGGGTGTGGATCGCCGCACCGATTGGCTCCGCGACGGCATGATCTTGCTGCACTTCATTGTGCGCACCCCGCCAGGCACGCAGATCAGTGAATCGGTCGAGTCCATCGAACAGCGCTTGATCGACGCGACCCGCTCCTGGCGCGATCAGCTCAAGTACCTGTTGCGCCAGAAGTTCGATGCGGCGGTAGCCGCGCGGTTCGCCGATGCCTTTGCGCCGTCTTATGCGGAAATGGCCTCGCCGGCCGAGGCGGTCGAGGATGTCGGCAACCTCTTGCAGTTGAGCGACGATCAACCGCTGCTGGCGCGCCTGCACATGCGCCGCGGGGAGGGCGCCGACGACACCACCGCGATCAAGCTGTATGCCCCAACGCGCCCGGCCGGATTGTCCGAGGCGTTGCCCAAGCTGACGCACTTTGGTGTGCGGGTGACGCGCCAGGAAGCGACCGAAGTCCATCCGGCCGGCGGGCGTCCGGTCTGGATACAACGCTTCGAAACCATCATTCGGCACCGACATAACGTGTCGAGTCCCTTGCAACGGCTCAATTTTGAACTGGCATTCATGGCGGCGTGGAATGGTCAGATCGAAGACGACGGGTTGAACCAGTTGGTGATCAGCGCCGGGCTGACGGCGCGGCGCGTCAATCTGTTGCGCGCCGTGTGCAAATACCTGCTGCAAACCGGCCTGCCGTTTGGCCAGAACTATCTGGAACAGATGCTGTCCGACCACGCCGCGATTGCCCGTCTGCTGGTGGAACTGTTCGAGGCGCGTTTTCTGCCCGGCAGCGATGAAGCGCAGCGCGGCAGACATTGCGACGCACTGAGTCAGGCCATCGAACAGGCACTGGACGGCGTGACCAGTCTGGATGCCGATCGCGTGTTGCGCGCGATGTTCGGCGTGATCCGCGCAACCTTGCGGACCAATTACTTCCAGCACGATGCGCAGGGCGGCGACAAACCCTGGCTCAGTTTCAAATTCGACTCGTCCAGAGTGCCTGAATTGCCCTTGCCACGGCCGATGTTCGAGGTCTGGGTCTATGCCCCGTGGATGGAAGGCATCCATCTGCGTGGTGGCCGCGTGGCGCGCGGCGGGCTGCGCTGGTCGGACCGCATGCAGGATTTTCGCACCGAAGTGCTGGGTCTGATGAAGGCGCAAATGGTCAAAAACGCGATCATCGTCCCGGTCGGCGCCAAAGGGGGCTTTGTCGTCAAGCAGGCGGTGGATGCCACCGACCGCGACGCCTGGCTGGCGGCCGGCATCGAGTGCTACCAGACCTTTCTGCGCGGCCTGCTCGACGTGACGGACAATCGCGTCGGCACCGAAGTCGTCGCCCCCCGCGAGGTGATCCGCTACGACGACGACGATCCGTATCTGGCCGTTGCGGCGGACAAAGGCACGGCGACGTTCTCCGATCTCGCCAACCAGGTCGCGGCCGAATACGATTTCTGGCTCGGCGATGCCTTTGCCTCCGGTGGCAAGGCCGGCTACGACCACAAGAAAATGGGCATCACCGCGCGCGGCGCCTGGGAGAGCGTCAAGCGACATTTCCTCGAACTCGGGCTGGACATTCAAAACCAGCCCTTCACCTGCGTCGGCATCGGTGACATGTCCGGCGACGTGTTCGGCAACGGCATGCTGCTGTCGCGCCAGACCCGGCTGGTCGCGGCCTTCGACCACCGGCATATTTTCATCGACCCGGACCCGAATCCCGAGGCGAGCTGGGCCGAGCGCCAGCGCCTGTTCGCGCTTGCGCGCTCGTCCTGGGCCGACTATGACACCGCGCTGATTTCCGCCGGCGGCGGTGTATGGCCGCGTACCGCCAAGACCATCACGCTGTCAGCCCGGACCCGCGCCCTGCTGCAGGTCGACACGCAGCGCATGACGCCGCCGGAGTTGATCCGCGCAGTACTGATGGCGCCGGTCGACCTGTTGTGGAACGGGGGAATCGGCACCTACGTCAAGGCACACACGGAAAACAATCAGGACATCGGCGACCGCAGCAACGATGCCGTCCGGGTCAACGCCGATCAGCTCGGCTGCCGGGTCGTCGGCGAGGGTGGCAATCTTGGCTTCACGCAACTGGCGCGCGTTGAATACGCGCTCGCCGGCGGGCGCATCAACACCGACGCCATCGATAACGCCGCCGGTGTTCACACCTCCGACCGCGAAGTCAATATCAAGATACCGCTCAATCAGCTGATGCGGGAACAACGCATCACGCGGGAAGCACGGGATCGTCTGCTGGCCACTCTGACCGACGACATCGCGCATGCGGTGCTGTATGACAACTACGTGCAAAGCGAGGCGATCAGCCTCCTGGAAAGCAATGCCGCGCGTCGGCTGGATAACCACATTGAACTCATCCGGCTGCTGGAGCGCGAACACCTGCTCGACCGGGCCGTCGAGTTTCTGCCCGACGACGAGGCTCTGGCGGAGCGGCGTACGCGCGATCTGGGCCTCACGCGTCCCGAACTGGCGGTGCTGATGGCCTATGCCAAAATCTCTCTCTATCAGGCGGCGCTGCACTCCGAGATTGTGGACGACCCGTTTTTCCGACGCGACCTGCTGGCCTACTTTCCGCCGGAGCTGGTCGCGCGCATGCCGGAAGAACTGGCCCGGCATCAACTGCGGCGCGAGATTGTCGCCACCCTCGTCTCCAACAGCGTCGTCAACCGCATGGGCCCGGCTTTTGCCCATCTGCAGGCCGACGATCATGGCCTGCGCTACGTCGATATGCTCAAGGCCTACGCCACCGCGCATCAGATTTTCAATGGCGACGACTATTGGCAGCGCATCGAATCGATGGACAGTCGACTCGCCTGTACCTTGCAGTATCGCCTGATGAACTACCCGATCGGGCTGCTCAAGCACGCCACCGCCTGGTTCGCCAACTCGCATTGGGCGACGCAACCCATCGGCGAGGCTGTCGAGCGCTTCGCCCGGCCGGTCGCGCAGCTTGCCGAATCGCTGCCGGATATTCTGCCGCCGGTCTACCTGGCCGACTGGGAAAAAGTCGCCGACCAACTCCAGCAGGACGGCGTGCCCGCCGAACTCGCGCGAAACCTGGCGAATACGCGCGCGCTGGGTGGCGCCATGGACATCGCGGAACTCGCCGAACGCCACGCGACAGCGCTGATCCACACGGCGCAAGTCTATTACCTGTGCGGCGCGCGGTTCGGCATGCTGTGGGTCTACGGCGCGATCAATGAGCTGACCACGCGCGGCAAGTGGCAGGAACTGGCGCGCGTCAACCTGCGTGACGACGCCTATCCCATACACCGACAGATCGCCGGACAAGTGCTGGCGCAAGCGCAAAGCCAACCGCAAGAGCAACTCGATGCCTGGATCGAGCGTAACCGCGAGCGCGTGGCCCTGTCCGAACGTCGTCTGGTCGACGTTCAGGCCACCGGCAAATATGACTTCTCGACCCTCGCGGTCGCGGTGCGCGAACTGCGCAAGCTGCGGCGTCTAAGCTGA
- the argB gene encoding acetylglutamate kinase, translating to MNQDDATQTARVLIEALPYIQRFTGKTVVIKYGGNAMVDEILKRGFARDIVLMKQVGINPVVVHGGGPQIGKLLERLGKESRFVRGMRVTDAETMDVVEMVLGGLVNKEIVNLINQQGGRAVGLTGKDGGLIRARKLSPSSAAPHPEEDIDLGQVGEVASIDPAVVHMLDNGDFIPVIAPIGVGEDGRAYNINADLVAGKVAAILGAEKLILLTNTRGVLDRSGELLTGLTSRRVDELIEDGTIHGGMLPKIACALDAVNSGVKTALIVDGRVEHSVLLELFTDQGIGTLSRS from the coding sequence ATGAACCAAGACGACGCCACCCAGACCGCCCGTGTACTCATCGAGGCGCTGCCCTACATCCAGCGATTTACCGGCAAGACCGTCGTCATCAAGTACGGCGGCAACGCCATGGTCGACGAAATCCTCAAACGCGGCTTCGCGCGCGACATCGTGCTGATGAAGCAGGTTGGCATCAATCCGGTGGTGGTCCACGGCGGTGGGCCGCAGATCGGCAAGTTGCTGGAGCGGCTCGGCAAGGAGTCGCGCTTCGTCAGAGGCATGCGCGTGACCGACGCCGAAACCATGGACGTGGTCGAAATGGTGCTCGGCGGGCTGGTGAACAAGGAAATCGTCAATCTCATCAACCAGCAGGGCGGACGCGCCGTCGGGCTCACCGGCAAGGACGGCGGGCTGATCCGCGCGCGCAAGCTCTCACCGTCGAGCGCCGCGCCGCACCCGGAGGAAGACATCGATCTCGGTCAGGTCGGCGAAGTCGCCTCCATCGATCCGGCCGTGGTGCATATGCTCGACAACGGCGATTTCATTCCGGTCATCGCCCCCATCGGGGTCGGCGAGGACGGTCGCGCCTATAACATCAATGCCGATCTGGTCGCCGGCAAGGTGGCAGCGATCCTCGGCGCGGAAAAACTCATTCTGCTGACCAATACGCGCGGCGTGCTGGACCGCTCCGGGGAATTGCTCACCGGACTGACCTCGCGGCGCGTGGACGAACTGATCGAGGATGGCACCATCCACGGCGGCATGCTGCCGAAGATCGCCTGTGCGCTGGACGCGGTGAATTCGGGCGTCAAAACGGCACTGATCGTGGACGGACGGGTCGAACACTCGGTGCTGCTGGAGCTGTTCACGGATCAGGGTATCGGCACCCTAAGCCGCAGCTGA
- a CDS encoding DUF4124 domain-containing protein — protein sequence MRLGVVFMGLGVCACLLATAVQAQEYYRWRDAHGVVHYASTIPGDAVADGYDVLNANGAVIKHVPPPPTPQQRAAAAAAARKQQAAEAARAAQQRLDSMLLLSFDSVRSIERLRDERVGALTEQLRHLRERQNRLEQQQRALLARKAELKPAQTARATSIRQELDGVDANLKSVHAAVRSLATDRAATIVRFDTYIKRFRQLQAAGRVPQ from the coding sequence ATGCGATTAGGTGTGGTGTTCATGGGGCTTGGCGTGTGCGCGTGCTTGCTGGCGACGGCCGTGCAGGCGCAGGAGTACTACCGTTGGCGTGACGCGCATGGTGTGGTTCATTACGCCAGCACAATCCCCGGAGATGCCGTGGCCGATGGGTATGACGTGCTCAATGCCAATGGCGCAGTGATCAAGCACGTACCGCCGCCGCCGACGCCGCAACAACGCGCGGCAGCCGCAGCTGCGGCGCGCAAGCAGCAAGCCGCCGAGGCCGCGCGCGCCGCGCAGCAGCGCCTTGACAGCATGTTGTTGCTGTCGTTCGATTCGGTCAGGAGCATCGAGCGTTTGCGCGATGAACGTGTGGGGGCGCTGACTGAGCAGCTGCGCCATTTGCGCGAGCGGCAGAACCGGCTGGAGCAGCAGCAACGCGCATTGCTGGCGCGCAAGGCTGAACTGAAGCCGGCGCAAACAGCGCGCGCGACCAGTATCAGGCAGGAGCTGGATGGTGTGGATGCGAACCTGAAGTCCGTCCATGCCGCGGTGCGCAGTCTGGCTACAGACCGCGCCGCGACGATAGTCCGCTTCGATACCTATATCAAGCGATTCCGGCAATTGCAGGCCGCGGGGCGTGTGCCGCAGTAA
- the pyrE gene encoding orotate phosphoribosyltransferase yields MTPYQQEFLEFAIDRGVLRFGEFTLKSGRISPYFFNAGLFNTGEALARLGRGYAQAIVEAGFEFDMLFGPAYKGIPLVAATAIGLAELHGRDVPWCFNRKEAQDHGEGGSLVGAALSGRVLVVDDVITAGTAIRESGEIIRGAGATLAGVVISLNREERGTGARSAIQEVEDTLGVTVASIARLGDLIDLLSADAAQADTLARVRAYRDAYGVGT; encoded by the coding sequence ATGACGCCCTATCAACAGGAATTTCTCGAATTTGCCATCGACCGCGGCGTGCTGCGCTTCGGTGAGTTCACGCTCAAGTCAGGTCGGATCAGCCCGTATTTCTTCAACGCCGGATTGTTCAACACCGGCGAGGCGCTGGCCCGGCTCGGACGCGGCTACGCGCAGGCCATTGTCGAGGCGGGTTTCGAGTTCGACATGCTGTTCGGGCCAGCCTACAAGGGCATTCCGCTGGTCGCGGCGACGGCAATCGGTCTGGCCGAATTGCATGGCCGCGATGTGCCGTGGTGTTTCAACCGCAAGGAAGCCCAGGATCACGGCGAGGGCGGCAGTCTGGTCGGCGCGGCGCTGAGCGGGCGTGTGCTGGTGGTGGACGACGTGATCACCGCAGGCACGGCGATCCGCGAGTCGGGCGAGATCATTCGCGGCGCCGGCGCGACGCTGGCCGGCGTGGTGATTTCCCTCAACCGCGAGGAACGCGGCACGGGTGCGCGTTCGGCGATTCAGGAGGTTGAGGATACGCTCGGCGTGACCGTCGCCAGCATTGCGCGGCTCGGCGACCTGATCGATCTGCTGAGCGCCGATGCAGCGCAGGCCGACACGCTGGCGCGGGTGCGCGCGTACCGGGATGCTTACGGCGTCGGCACCTGA
- a CDS encoding malic enzyme-like NAD(P)-binding protein — MSHKLYEDALAYHATPTPGKIAIRITKPTKTQRDLSLAYSPGVAEPVRRIARNPEDAYRYTAKGNLVAVITDGSAVLGLGNVGALAGKPVMEGKGVLFKTFADIDVFDIEVNADTPDAFIDTVARIADTFGGINLEDIAAPHCFRIERELRERLDIPVFHDDQHGTAVIAAAGLLNALQLAGKRIEDMRAVCLGAGATGIATMNLLIQLGARRENLLMVDRKGVVHTGREDLNEFKQGFAVNTDRRTLDDACADADVFIGVSGPDLFTTDMLRSMAATPIVFALANPDPEILPELAHKTRDDVIVATGRSDYPNQINNVLGFPYIFRGALDVRARTINDDMLVAAVHALAALTHEPVPQEVLDAYGLEALAFGTDYIIPKPFDPRLIERLPPAIAEAARQSGVARN, encoded by the coding sequence ATGTCGCACAAGCTCTACGAAGACGCCCTCGCCTATCACGCCACACCCACGCCCGGCAAAATCGCCATCCGGATCACCAAGCCGACCAAAACCCAGCGCGACCTGTCGCTGGCCTACTCGCCCGGCGTTGCCGAGCCGGTGCGGCGCATCGCGCGCAATCCCGAGGACGCTTACCGCTACACCGCCAAGGGCAATCTGGTCGCGGTGATCACTGACGGCAGTGCTGTGCTCGGCCTGGGCAACGTCGGCGCGCTCGCCGGCAAGCCGGTGATGGAAGGCAAGGGCGTGCTGTTCAAGACCTTCGCCGACATCGACGTGTTCGACATCGAAGTCAACGCCGACACGCCCGACGCCTTCATCGACACCGTCGCGCGCATCGCCGACACCTTCGGCGGCATCAACCTCGAAGACATCGCCGCGCCGCACTGCTTTCGCATCGAGCGCGAACTGCGCGAGCGGCTGGACATCCCGGTGTTTCACGACGATCAGCACGGCACCGCCGTGATCGCCGCTGCCGGCCTGCTCAACGCGCTGCAACTGGCCGGCAAGCGGATCGAAGACATGCGCGCCGTATGCCTGGGCGCCGGTGCCACCGGCATCGCTACCATGAACCTGCTGATCCAGCTCGGCGCACGCCGCGAAAACCTGCTGATGGTCGACCGCAAGGGCGTGGTGCACACGGGCCGCGAAGATCTCAACGAGTTCAAGCAGGGCTTTGCCGTCAACACCGACCGCCGCACACTGGACGACGCCTGCGCGGACGCGGACGTGTTCATCGGCGTGTCCGGCCCCGACCTGTTCACCACCGACATGTTGCGCAGCATGGCCGCCACGCCGATCGTCTTCGCGCTGGCCAACCCCGATCCGGAAATCCTGCCGGAACTGGCGCACAAGACGCGCGACGACGTGATCGTCGCCACCGGCCGCAGCGACTACCCGAACCAGATCAACAATGTGCTCGGCTTTCCGTACATTTTCCGCGGCGCGCTGGACGTGCGCGCCCGCACCATCAACGACGACATGCTGGTCGCCGCGGTGCACGCGCTCGCCGCGCTGACGCACGAACCGGTGCCGCAGGAGGTACTCGACGCCTACGGCCTCGAAGCCCTCGCCTTCGGCACGGACTACATTATTCCCAAGCCCTTCGATCCGCGACTGATCGAGCGCCTGCCGCCGGCGATTGCCGAGGCCGCGCGCCAAAGTGGCGTCGCCCGCAATTGA
- the mdh gene encoding malate dehydrogenase encodes MQKIAIVGAGRVGEAAAQFIAQNDMAREIAMLDVREGAAEGCALDIQETAPLFKFDTRLSGSTDPAILRDAGIIVVTAGIPRKPGMSRSDVLDTNVRIIDEIVDNIMRYAPDAILLFVSNPVDVLTWRAWKRSGLPRERVIGQAGVLDSSRMAAFVALETGLCSCDINAMVLGGHGDSMVPMLRYTTINGIPVDKFLDAQALERIVTRTRGGGAEVLALRKNSSAYDAPGAAVAQMVEAIVTDRKRVLPSVAILQGEYSYPDGAMGVPCVLGKNGLERIVELDLNASETAMFKHSMESVLADIARLH; translated from the coding sequence ATGCAGAAAATCGCAATCGTCGGGGCCGGGCGTGTCGGAGAAGCCGCCGCACAGTTCATCGCCCAGAACGACATGGCGCGTGAAATCGCCATGCTGGATGTACGCGAAGGCGCCGCCGAAGGCTGCGCGCTCGACATCCAGGAAACCGCCCCGCTGTTCAAGTTCGACACCCGCCTGAGCGGCAGTACCGACCCGGCCATCCTGCGCGATGCGGGCATTATCGTCGTCACCGCCGGCATCCCGCGCAAACCCGGCATGTCGCGTTCGGACGTGCTCGACACCAACGTGCGCATCATCGATGAGATTGTCGACAACATCATGCGCTACGCGCCGGACGCCATCCTGCTGTTCGTGTCCAACCCGGTCGACGTGCTCACCTGGCGCGCCTGGAAGCGCAGCGGCCTGCCGCGTGAACGTGTCATCGGTCAGGCCGGCGTGCTCGACTCCTCGCGCATGGCCGCCTTCGTCGCCCTCGAAACCGGCCTGTGCAGCTGCGATATCAACGCCATGGTGCTCGGCGGCCACGGCGACTCAATGGTCCCGATGCTGCGCTACACCACCATCAATGGCATCCCGGTCGACAAATTTCTCGACGCGCAGGCGCTGGAACGCATCGTCACGCGCACCCGCGGCGGCGGCGCCGAGGTACTCGCGCTGCGCAAGAACTCCAGTGCCTACGATGCACCCGGCGCCGCCGTCGCGCAGATGGTCGAGGCCATCGTGACCGACCGCAAGCGCGTCCTGCCCAGCGTAGCGATTCTGCAGGGCGAATACAGCTACCCCGACGGCGCCATGGGCGTGCCCTGCGTGCTCGGCAAAAACGGCCTCGAACGCATCGTCGAACTCGATCTCAACGCGTCCGAGACGGCCATGTTCAAGCACTCGATGGAAAGCGTGCTGGCCGACATCGCGCGGCTGCACTGA